The DNA sequence TCGAGGAAGCGGGACGCGCCGGCCGTCAGGCCATCGAGCCGGCCGTCGACCGACATCGAGCCCGAGGTGTCGAGGACCAGGGCGACCTCAAGGCCCTGCGGCGGCTCGGGCGCGGAATCGCAGGAGGCGATGGCGAGGCCCCCAAGCAGCCAGAAGACGCCGGATCGCAGCTTTATCCGAAGCATGGCTTTCTCTAGCGAAAGGCGAATACCGCTTCGTTAATGATCGCCGAGAAAGGCCTTTAGCAACTCCTGCGCCGCCGCGGTGGCCGGCAGCTCGCCGGCTTTGACCCTGGCCTCCAGGGCGGCGGCCTCGGCCTTGACCGCCGGGTCGGCCTGCAGCGCGGCCATGAGCCCCTCCTGGACCTCCTGCCAGAGCCATTGTCGGGCCTGCTCAGCGCGGCGCGCGGCGATCTCGCCGCCGGGCTCCAGGGCCGCCCGATAGTCTCCGACCGCCTCCCAGACCTCCGCCACGCCGGTGCCGGTCAGGGCCGAGCAGAGCAGGACCCGAGGCGTCCAGTTCTGGCTGCGCGGCCGCAGCAGCTGCAGGGCGCTCTGGTACTCGGCGGCGGTCCGGCCGGCCTCGTCCTTGAGCTTGCCGTCGGCCTTGTTGACCACGATCAGGTCGGCGATCTCCATGATCCCGCGCTTGATGCCCTGCAGCTCGTCGCCGCCGCCCGGCGCGATCAGCAGCAGAAAGAGGTCGACCATCTCGGCGACCGCGGTCTCGGACTGGCCGACGCCGACGGTCTCGACGATGACCACGTCGAAACCGGCGGCCTCGGTCGCGAGCATGGCCTCCCGGCTGCGCCGGGCGACCCCGCCCAGGGTGCCGCGGGTCGGCGAGGGCCGGATGAAGGCGGCCTCGGCGGTGGCCAGCTCCGGCATCCGGGTCTTGTCGCCCAGGATCGAGCCGCCGCTGCGCTGCGAGGAGGGGTCGACCGCCAGGACCGCGACCCGGTGCCCGGCCTCGATCAGCTTCAGGCCAAAGGCCTCGATGAAGGTCGACTTGCCGACCCCCGGCACCCCGGAAATGCCGAGGCGAATCGAGCGCCCGGTCCGCGGCAGCAGGGCCTCCAGCAGCTTCGCCGCCTCACGCCGGTGGTCGGCCCGGGTCGACTCGATCAGGGTGATCGCCCGCGCCACCGCTCGCCGGTCGCCGGCCAGGACGCCTGCGGCCAGGGGCTCCTTCTTGGCAGCCGGCTTGCGGGCGCGCTTGGCGGTGCTCACGCGGCGGTCCCTTCCGCACCTGGCCCCTCGGCGCCGGGGCCGAGCGGCTGGCCGTAGCTGAACTCGACGAAGTTGCCGTCGGGGTCCTTCAGCCCGCAGTAGTAACCCACGGGATAGGGCTCCTGCCTGGGCGGCCAGGCGAGGCAACCGGCGGCCTCGGCCTTCTCGGCCACCGCGTCGACCGCCGCCTTGCTGTCCAGGGCGAAGCCGAAGTGGCTGTAGTCGCCCTCGCCCTGGTCGCGCCCCGGCCCGCCCGGCAGCAGCACGAAGATGAACTCCGTCTCCCGCCCCGGCTCGGCCAGCCAGACTACCCGGGTTCTGCCGTCCTCGCGCTGGTGCACGATCTCCATCCCGCAGAAATCCCGGTAGAAGCCGATGCAGGCCTCCAGGTCCCGGACGTGCAGCGCGATATGGGTGAGGTTGGGGGTCATGGGGCGAAACTAGCTATGCAGAACGGCTAGGTGAAGGCCGATCATTGCCCTAAAACAGGGCGCGGCGCACAGGCGGCCCGTCTCATGGCTGACAGATT is a window from the Kiloniellales bacterium genome containing:
- the meaB gene encoding methylmalonyl Co-A mutase-associated GTPase MeaB; translated protein: MSTAKRARKPAAKKEPLAAGVLAGDRRAVARAITLIESTRADHRREAAKLLEALLPRTGRSIRLGISGVPGVGKSTFIEAFGLKLIEAGHRVAVLAVDPSSQRSGGSILGDKTRMPELATAEAAFIRPSPTRGTLGGVARRSREAMLATEAAGFDVVIVETVGVGQSETAVAEMVDLFLLLIAPGGGDELQGIKRGIMEIADLIVVNKADGKLKDEAGRTAAEYQSALQLLRPRSQNWTPRVLLCSALTGTGVAEVWEAVGDYRAALEPGGEIAARRAEQARQWLWQEVQEGLMAALQADPAVKAEAAALEARVKAGELPATAAAQELLKAFLGDH
- a CDS encoding VOC family protein; this translates as MTPNLTHIALHVRDLEACIGFYRDFCGMEIVHQREDGRTRVVWLAEPGRETEFIFVLLPGGPGRDQGEGDYSHFGFALDSKAAVDAVAEKAEAAGCLAWPPRQEPYPVGYYCGLKDPDGNFVEFSYGQPLGPGAEGPGAEGTAA